One part of the Nitrospira sp. genome encodes these proteins:
- a CDS encoding lmo0937 family membrane protein yields MLETIAIVLVVLWALGLVSSYTMGGFIHALLVIAIVVILIRIIQGRRV; encoded by the coding sequence ATGCTTGAAACCATTGCGATTGTTCTGGTTGTCCTCTGGGCGTTGGGGCTGGTCAGCTCTTACACCATGGGCGGATTCATTCATGCCCTCTTGGTGATCGCAATCGTGGTCATTCTGATTCGGATTATTCAAGGTCGACGCGTGTAA
- a CDS encoding MFS transporter has protein sequence MERSLRQIPAGIWILGFVSLLMDVSSEMIHSLLPLFMVTTLGASTFAVGIVEGLAESLALIVKVFSGILSDYWGKRKGLAVFGYALGAFTKPLFAISSSIGLVLTARLLDRVGKGVRGAPRDALVADIAPPHLRGAAFGLRQSLDTVGAVLGPLLAVGLMLLWADDFRAVFWVAVVPGLMAVGLLLFCIQEPERRPISKAKNPIQWETLTRLGSRYWWVVSFGAVFTLARFSEAFLVLRAQHGGVPVAFVPLVMVAMNVIYASSAYPFGKLSDQMRRTTLLSLGLLVLIAADLVLASADDWAVIVTGVGLWGLHMGMTQGLLATMVADAVPADLRGTAYGVFNLAGGVAMLLASVLAGFLWDQLGPAFTFYAGAVLCMGSLTGLVLYQLKYET, from the coding sequence ATGGAGCGCTCTCTGCGTCAGATTCCCGCCGGGATCTGGATATTGGGTTTTGTCAGCTTGCTGATGGACGTTTCGTCGGAAATGATCCACAGCCTGCTCCCCCTGTTTATGGTGACGACCCTGGGAGCCAGCACCTTTGCGGTCGGCATCGTCGAAGGGCTTGCGGAATCTCTGGCGCTGATCGTCAAAGTCTTTTCAGGAATACTGAGCGACTATTGGGGCAAGCGAAAGGGACTGGCTGTATTTGGCTACGCTTTGGGGGCCTTCACCAAGCCGCTCTTTGCAATCTCCTCCAGCATCGGCCTCGTCCTGACCGCTCGCCTGCTGGACCGGGTCGGCAAAGGCGTGCGTGGCGCGCCACGGGATGCGCTGGTTGCGGACATCGCCCCGCCGCACCTTCGTGGCGCCGCCTTCGGTTTGCGGCAGTCACTCGATACGGTCGGCGCGGTGCTCGGACCACTGCTCGCGGTCGGATTGATGCTCCTATGGGCCGACGACTTCAGGGCCGTCTTCTGGGTGGCCGTTGTGCCGGGATTGATGGCCGTCGGGCTGTTACTCTTCTGTATCCAAGAGCCTGAGCGTCGGCCTATATCCAAGGCCAAAAACCCGATTCAATGGGAAACGCTCACGCGCTTAGGATCACGCTATTGGTGGGTTGTGAGTTTCGGGGCCGTCTTTACACTGGCTCGATTCAGCGAAGCCTTTTTGGTGCTTCGTGCTCAGCACGGAGGAGTGCCTGTCGCCTTCGTTCCCCTGGTGATGGTGGCGATGAACGTGATCTACGCCTCCTCGGCCTATCCGTTCGGCAAACTCTCCGATCAGATGCGTCGCACCACGTTGCTCTCGCTCGGCCTGCTGGTCTTGATTGCGGCTGATCTCGTCTTAGCGAGTGCCGATGACTGGGCGGTGATCGTAACAGGTGTCGGGCTGTGGGGCCTGCACATGGGCATGACGCAGGGATTGCTCGCCACAATGGTCGCGGATGCTGTGCCGGCCGATCTCCGGGGGACTGCCTATGGCGTCTTTAACCTGGCCGGCGGCGTGGCAATGCTGCTCGCGAGCGTCCTCGCCGGATTCCTATGGGATCAACTCGGTCCCGCCTTCACCTTCTATGCGGGAGCCGTATTGTGCATGGGCTCGCTCACAGGACTCGTCCTGTACCAGTTGAAATATGAGACATGA
- a CDS encoding DUF2630 family protein, producing the protein MSARPDRTLSDKVSGTTGLISPVIKWVGASVDRKLVGAYDQTLFMPTTSGLEEVLVENHIEDQPVLTHIQRLVEEEHRLHELRAHPKADRKRLAQVRVELDQCWDLLRQRRALRDVGLDPNEAEIRPPEIVENYEQ; encoded by the coding sequence GTGAGTGCAAGACCCGACCGCACTCTTTCCGACAAGGTGAGCGGCACGACCGGCCTGATTTCTCCGGTCATCAAATGGGTCGGCGCGTCAGTTGACCGAAAGTTGGTGGGGGCGTACGATCAAACTTTATTCATGCCGACTACATCCGGGCTGGAGGAGGTTCTCGTGGAGAATCACATCGAAGATCAGCCGGTCCTCACTCACATTCAGCGCCTGGTCGAAGAAGAGCATCGATTGCACGAGCTTAGAGCGCATCCCAAAGCTGATCGGAAGCGGCTGGCGCAAGTCCGGGTCGAACTGGATCAGTGCTGGGATCTCTTGCGCCAGCGACGAGCGCTTCGCGACGTCGGGCTTGATCCGAACGAGGCGGAAATACGCCCGCCGGAGATCGTCGAGAA
- a CDS encoding FAD-binding oxidoreductase: MISPDEYVRKREAVAEFLRVSNQTGPLALEKTTSNLFRQRIPEPRHKLDVRHFNQVIRVDVHARVAEVEGMTTYEDLVRDTLPFQLMPAVVPQLKSITIGGALAGVGIESSSFMYGFVHETILEIDILLADGTVVAATKDNASKDLFRGFANSYGTLGYALKVKVQLVPVKKFVKLRHDRYSDLDSYFRALGRVCRDRRVDFVDGTMFDEHELYITTGECVDQAEWLSDYTYRQIYYRSIQQKPVDYLTIHDYLWRWDTDWFWCSKHFFVQHPVVRWLWGRKRLCSTVYWKLRSRFNRSPLAQRVAKALTGRQEAVIQDVEIPREHAAEFAGFLNREIGIKPVWICPVMAYDPSASYPLYPMTPGKLYVNFGFWDAVSTDYEDGYYDKKVEAKVRELHGKKSLYSNAYYSREEFWQLFNEPAYRRLKARYDPAARMKDLYEKCVLKQ; this comes from the coding sequence ATGATCTCGCCTGACGAGTACGTTCGAAAGCGGGAAGCAGTCGCGGAATTCCTTCGTGTTTCCAATCAAACCGGCCCCCTGGCCCTCGAAAAGACAACCTCCAATCTGTTCCGGCAACGAATTCCAGAGCCGCGGCACAAGCTGGATGTGCGCCACTTCAACCAGGTGATTCGCGTCGACGTGCACGCGCGGGTTGCCGAAGTCGAAGGGATGACGACCTACGAGGATTTGGTTCGTGACACGCTGCCGTTCCAGTTGATGCCGGCCGTCGTTCCGCAGCTCAAGTCGATTACCATCGGCGGAGCCTTGGCTGGAGTGGGGATCGAGTCCTCCTCGTTCATGTATGGCTTTGTGCACGAAACGATCTTGGAAATAGACATCCTTCTGGCAGACGGCACGGTCGTCGCCGCCACCAAAGACAATGCATCGAAAGATCTGTTCCGCGGCTTTGCGAATTCCTATGGCACGTTGGGCTATGCGCTCAAAGTGAAAGTGCAGCTTGTGCCGGTCAAGAAATTCGTCAAGCTCAGGCACGACCGGTACTCAGATCTGGATAGCTACTTTCGCGCACTGGGACGTGTGTGCCGGGACAGGCGGGTGGATTTCGTCGACGGCACGATGTTCGATGAGCACGAGCTCTATATCACGACGGGCGAGTGTGTCGACCAAGCCGAATGGCTCAGCGACTACACCTATCGCCAAATCTATTATCGATCGATCCAGCAGAAACCCGTCGATTATCTGACGATCCACGACTACCTGTGGCGATGGGACACCGACTGGTTCTGGTGCTCAAAGCATTTTTTCGTCCAGCACCCTGTGGTGAGGTGGCTCTGGGGCAGGAAGCGTCTCTGTTCCACGGTGTATTGGAAGCTTCGAAGCAGGTTTAACCGCTCGCCCCTCGCGCAACGGGTGGCCAAAGCGCTGACCGGTCGGCAGGAGGCCGTGATTCAAGACGTCGAAATCCCGCGTGAGCATGCGGCGGAGTTTGCCGGGTTTTTAAACCGGGAGATCGGCATCAAGCCTGTCTGGATCTGTCCGGTCATGGCCTATGATCCGTCGGCCTCGTATCCGCTGTACCCGATGACTCCCGGGAAGCTCTACGTCAACTTCGGATTCTGGGATGCGGTCAGCACCGATTATGAGGACGGGTACTATGACAAGAAAGTTGAAGCCAAGGTTCGGGAGTTGCACGGCAAAAAATCGCTGTACTCGAATGCCTACTATTCACGCGAAGAGTTCTGGCAGTTGTTCAATGAACCAGCGTATCGGAGGCTCAAAGCACGATACGATCCCGCAGCCAGGATGAAAGACTTGTACGAAAAATGCGTGCTAAAGCAGTGA
- a CDS encoding RNB domain-containing ribonuclease, translating to MTSHRSDLKSIAHRAMIERGLFPDFSSAAMAELSRIQTPATDQSSSLRDLRALLWASIDNDDSRDLDQLTVAKLQPDRSVNILVAIADVDALVTKDSALDAHARHNTTSVYTSGDLFPLLPEKLSTDLTSLGEGQDRLALVVEFTVAEDGAVPSSTLYRARVHNHAKLAYNAVAAWLAGTGPTPERVTTVPGLEAQLRLQDQVAQRLKARRHQQGALSLETIEPRAVFEGEVLTALRVEQKNRAKELIEDFMIAANQTTASYLKSKGVPSFRRILRSPERWQRIIEIATRWGESLPGEPNSQALEAFLVKRRQADPLRFPDLSLAIVKLIGRGEYVLDRSTDGAPEHFGLAVKGYTHSTAPNRRFPDLITQRLVKAALAGSPAPYRLDELEYLARHCTEKEDDAERVERQLRKSAAALLLEPLIGQRFDAIVTGASDKGTWVRLLDPPVEGKLTTGTNGLDVGDTLHVQLVSTNVERGYIDFSRVGM from the coding sequence ATGACCAGTCATCGCTCAGATCTCAAAAGCATCGCCCATCGTGCCATGATCGAGCGCGGCCTCTTCCCGGACTTTTCATCTGCCGCGATGGCCGAATTAAGCCGTATCCAAACACCCGCCACCGACCAGTCCTCTTCCCTGCGCGACCTGAGGGCACTGCTGTGGGCGTCGATCGACAATGACGACTCCCGGGACCTGGACCAGCTCACAGTCGCCAAGCTGCAACCGGACCGGTCGGTGAACATCCTGGTCGCGATTGCCGATGTTGACGCGCTTGTCACGAAAGATTCCGCCCTCGATGCACACGCCAGGCACAATACGACATCGGTCTATACGTCCGGCGATCTCTTCCCCCTGCTACCGGAAAAGCTCTCGACGGATCTGACGTCACTGGGCGAAGGGCAGGACCGCCTCGCACTCGTCGTGGAGTTCACGGTTGCGGAGGATGGGGCGGTGCCCAGCTCTACGCTCTACCGGGCTCGGGTGCATAACCATGCCAAGCTGGCGTATAACGCGGTGGCAGCATGGTTGGCAGGAACCGGACCGACGCCCGAACGGGTTACGACCGTGCCTGGACTTGAAGCCCAGCTTCGCCTGCAAGATCAGGTCGCACAGCGCCTCAAAGCCCGACGACACCAGCAGGGTGCACTCAGCCTCGAAACGATTGAGCCGCGCGCTGTCTTTGAAGGCGAGGTACTGACTGCGCTCAGAGTCGAACAGAAAAACCGCGCGAAGGAATTGATCGAAGATTTCATGATTGCGGCCAACCAGACCACCGCCTCCTACCTGAAGAGCAAGGGCGTGCCGTCATTCCGTCGCATACTCCGCTCGCCTGAGCGCTGGCAGCGGATCATCGAGATCGCGACACGCTGGGGCGAGTCCCTGCCAGGGGAACCGAACTCACAGGCACTCGAAGCGTTCCTCGTGAAACGGCGACAGGCTGATCCCCTCAGATTTCCGGATCTGTCCCTGGCCATTGTGAAGCTGATCGGGCGGGGCGAATATGTCCTCGACCGCTCGACGGACGGCGCACCAGAGCATTTCGGTCTTGCCGTAAAAGGGTATACCCATTCGACGGCGCCTAACCGACGCTTTCCCGATCTCATCACTCAGCGGCTGGTGAAAGCGGCCCTGGCCGGCTCGCCTGCCCCCTATCGTCTCGATGAATTGGAGTATCTGGCACGCCACTGCACGGAGAAGGAAGACGATGCCGAACGGGTCGAGCGGCAACTTCGCAAATCCGCCGCAGCCCTCTTGCTGGAGCCACTGATCGGGCAACGGTTCGATGCCATTGTGACGGGCGCCTCGGACAAGGGCACCTGGGTGCGGCTCCTGGATCCGCCGGTGGAAGGAAAACTGACGACGGGCACGAACGGACTTGATGTGGGAGACACCCTGCACGTCCAACTCGTGAGCACGAACGTCGAGCGCGGGTATATCGATTTTTCCAGAGTCGGAATGTGA